A DNA window from Synchiropus splendidus isolate RoL2022-P1 chromosome 2, RoL_Sspl_1.0, whole genome shotgun sequence contains the following coding sequences:
- the LOC128754114 gene encoding multidrug and toxin extrusion protein 1-like, which translates to MVLWIPVQYRDELWQLFRLAGPVVISQLMMVMIGFISMVFCGHLGKTELAGVSLSIAVLNVTGISIGTGLSLTCDTLISQTYGSGNLKRVGVILQRGILILLLACFPCWAILINTEALLLAVRQSPEVASISQLYVKIFMPALPAAFMYQLQGRYLQNQGIIWPQVITGAIGNILNTLINYVFLFLLDLGVAGSAAANAISQYLLATVLFIYISWRGLHKATWGGWSLDCLQEWGPFIQLAIPSMLMLCLEWWLFEVGSFLAGIIGEVELGAQSVVYELAVVAYMAPLGFAAAASVRVGNALGAGNIEQAKLSSKVPIVCTFIIACLFGVILAVTRNGIGYIFTTEHEIIQRVSEVMVIFCFTHLFDAIAGVTGGVLRGVGKQLVGALCNLVGYYFIGFPIGVSLMFAAGMGIQGLWTGLTICVLMQSIFFVAYLSKLDWKKAAEEARVRAGVQKKEKQMVQLDEADSTQNQAVATTLSCRRAEDDEEVQTPEQDKTTTTIVGDVLSVTQLVLRRGLAVFIMLLILAAGILSDAYLTKLLK; encoded by the exons ATGGTGCTCTGGATCCCAGTGCAGTACCGGGATGAACTGTGGCAACTTTTCAGATTAGCGGGCCCGGTG GTGATTTCCCAGCTGATGATGGTCATGATCGGTTTCATCAGCATGGTGTTCTGTGGCCATCTGGGAAAAACAGAACTTGCTGGAGTCTCGTTGTCAATAGCG GTGCTCAACGTCACTGGCATATCGATCGGCACCGGCTTGTCGCTGACCTGCGACACCCTCATATCTCAG ACGTATGGGAGCGGAAACCTGAAGCGGGTGGGAGTCATCCTCCAGAGGGGGATTTTGATTCTGTTGCTGGCTTGTTTCCCCTGCTGGGCCATCCTCATCAACACGGAGGCCCTGCTGCTGGCGGTCCGGCAAAGTCCCGAGGTGGCCAG tATCTCACAGCTCTATGTCAAGATCTTCATGCCCGCTCTGCCT GCAGCATTCATGTACCAGCTCCAGGGGCGGTATCTGCAAAACCAG GGAATCATTTGGCCTCAGGTGATAACTGGAGCCATCGGAAACATTTTAAACACCCTCATCAACTACGTCTTCCTCTTTCTGCTGGACCTCGGTGTGGC TGGGTCTGCAGCTGCTAACGCCATCTCTCAGTATCTCCTGGCTACAGTTCTGTTCATCTACATCAGCTGGAGGGGTCTCCACAAGGCCACATGGGGAG GCTGGTCCCTGGACTGTCTGCAGGAATGGGGTCCCTTCATCCAGCTGGCCATCCCCAGTATGCTGATGCTGTGCCTGGAATGGTGGCTCTTTGAGGTGGGCAGCTTCTTGGCCGGCATCATTGGTGAGGTGGAGTTGGGAGCCCAGTCTGTGGTGTACGAGCTCGCCGTCGTTGCTTACATG GCACCACTTGGATTCGCGGCTGCTGCTAGTGTCAGAGTTGGAAATGCTCTTGGTGCAGGAAATATAGAACAAGCCAAACTTTCCTCCAAAGTTCCCATCGTCTGTACTT TCATAATTGCTTGTCTTTTTGGAGTCATCTTGGCTGTCACCAGAAATGGCATTGGATACATCTTCACCACTGAGCA TGAGATCATACAGAGGGTTTCTGAGGTCATGGTCATATTCTGCTTCACACATCTATTCGACGCTATCGCG GGTGTGACAGGAGGAGTTCTCAGAGGTGTAGGGAAGCAACTGGTCGGTGCCCTCTGTAACCTGGTGGGCTATTACTTCATTGGCTTCCCCATCGGTGTCTCACTAATGTTCGCGGCTGGGATGGGTATTCAAG GTCTCTGGACTGGACTTACTATTTGTGTATTAATGCAATCAATTTTCTTCGTGGCATATTTGAGCAAACTTGACTGGAAAAAAGCTGCAGAGGAG GCCCGTGTTAGAGCTGGAgtgcagaagaaagaaaaacagatggtCCAATTGGATGAAGCAG ACTCCACTCAGAACCAAGCGGTGGCTACAACGCTCAGCTGCAGGCGCGCAGAAGATGACGAGGAGGTGCAAACTCCCGAGCAGGataaaaccaccaccaccatagTGGGAGATGTTCTGTCAGTGACACAGCTGGTTCTACGGCGCGGGCTGGCCGTCTTCATCATGCTGCTCATTCTTGCGGCCGGAATTCTGAGTGATGCATATCTCACCAAACTGCTGAAATGA